A single genomic interval of Oceanithermus profundus DSM 14977 harbors:
- a CDS encoding type II secretion system protein, with the protein MRRRRGFTLVEVTVALVVLALGGAAVTAALLGVERSAREAQRLGAQLAALENAAEAVRRLPAPPSQERPCPGLRAADYPELGAFRCVVRPLPGGGRAVEVVLLDGAGRVLAATVGVTR; encoded by the coding sequence ATGAGGCGGCGTCGCGGTTTCACCCTGGTCGAGGTCACCGTCGCCCTCGTGGTGCTGGCCCTGGGGGGGGCCGCGGTGACCGCGGCCCTGCTGGGCGTCGAGCGCAGCGCCCGTGAGGCGCAGCGCCTGGGGGCGCAGCTCGCCGCGCTCGAGAACGCCGCCGAAGCCGTTCGGCGGCTGCCCGCGCCGCCGTCGCAGGAGCGCCCCTGCCCCGGCCTTCGCGCCGCCGACTACCCGGAGCTGGGCGCGTTTCGTTGCGTCGTGCGCCCGCTTCCGGGCGGGGGGCGCGCCGTCGAGGTCGTCCTCCTCGACGGCGCGGGCCGGGTCCTCGCCGCCACCGTGGGGGTGACGCGGTGA
- a CDS encoding prepilin-type N-terminal cleavage/methylation domain-containing protein — protein MRRAGGFTLVELAVAGLLAAIVALMAAMLFVPSVRMWQQAQQAFAVQGDHLAVRRAFLDDVHRAVDGRVVRGELVLRRNDGRRVCYRFRAGRLERAEASRSCRSDAFAALTTLNGYAGRFEVTGPAVRLRFTRLPGDASLPEVYAVTRAAAALR, from the coding sequence GTGAGGCGGGCGGGCGGGTTCACCCTGGTGGAGCTGGCCGTCGCGGGCCTGCTCGCCGCGATCGTGGCGCTGATGGCGGCGATGCTCTTCGTGCCCTCGGTGCGGATGTGGCAGCAGGCGCAGCAGGCCTTCGCCGTTCAGGGCGACCACCTGGCGGTGCGCAGGGCCTTCCTCGACGACGTGCACCGCGCGGTGGACGGTCGGGTGGTGCGCGGGGAGCTCGTCCTGCGCCGCAACGACGGCCGCCGGGTGTGCTACCGCTTCCGGGCGGGCCGGCTCGAGCGGGCCGAGGCGAGCCGCAGCTGCCGCTCAGACGCCTTCGCGGCCCTGACGACCCTGAACGGGTACGCGGGGCGCTTCGAGGTCACGGGTCCGGCGGTCCGGCTCCGCTTCACCCGCCTGCCCGGGGACGCCTCCCTGCCCGAGGTCTACGCGGTCACCCGCGCGGCCGCCGCACTCCGGTAA
- a CDS encoding PilN domain-containing protein — MAELYCTARTLFLYTTELIEHPLEGVISGGEPDYEHLVAEVRGFLRAQRVRGPLYLGLSSEFLLLRTALFPVLEGFPLAEAVLAEAERSPFWGQHDLTIDYELLDTVDEHRRRVLFAAMPAQAVAALTRRLRPRRLEPLPLAIWRASRSQFEGRESWIVLETLTNSMALFEQGRLTDFRQLAHPLAEGGQALVDEVVRSLQLFGRYEPVEAAWLFGLPEPPPAPEGLPAQEVVQSAQPGVLKAAAWRREPPGLDLRPRRRRLGEGLPREAQRALLWSSFWLALGVSGYAVLNAQLQGQRSINEGLRRDIARLEAVRPEEQEPLPEGVTTGLLERVSGALPEGTWLDGIQVDEFKLVLRGHALDPRAPQVLARRLEAPPAWTQWDEEGEDFAWEVSLELPQ, encoded by the coding sequence ATGGCTGAGCTCTATTGCACCGCGCGTACGCTGTTCCTCTACACGACCGAGCTGATCGAGCACCCCCTCGAGGGCGTGATCAGCGGCGGCGAACCCGACTACGAACACCTGGTCGCGGAGGTGCGGGGGTTCTTGCGGGCGCAGCGCGTGCGGGGCCCCCTCTACCTGGGCCTTTCCAGCGAGTTCCTGCTGCTACGGACCGCGCTCTTTCCCGTTCTCGAGGGCTTTCCGCTGGCCGAGGCGGTGCTGGCCGAGGCCGAACGCAGCCCGTTCTGGGGTCAGCACGACCTCACGATCGACTACGAACTGCTGGACACCGTCGACGAACACCGCCGCCGCGTCCTCTTCGCGGCGATGCCGGCGCAGGCCGTGGCCGCGCTGACCCGGCGCCTGCGCCCCCGCCGGCTCGAGCCCCTGCCGCTTGCGATCTGGCGGGCCTCGCGGTCGCAGTTCGAAGGCCGCGAGAGCTGGATCGTGTTGGAGACGTTGACCAACAGCATGGCGCTCTTCGAGCAGGGCCGGCTCACCGACTTTCGCCAGCTCGCCCACCCCCTGGCCGAGGGCGGGCAGGCGCTGGTCGACGAGGTCGTGCGCTCGCTCCAGCTCTTCGGCCGCTACGAGCCGGTGGAGGCGGCCTGGCTGTTCGGGCTTCCCGAGCCGCCCCCCGCCCCCGAGGGGCTTCCCGCGCAAGAGGTCGTGCAGTCGGCCCAGCCGGGGGTGCTGAAGGCCGCCGCCTGGCGCCGGGAGCCGCCCGGCCTCGACCTGCGTCCGCGGCGGCGCCGGCTGGGGGAGGGGCTGCCGCGCGAGGCCCAGCGGGCGCTGCTGTGGTCTTCGTTCTGGCTTGCGCTGGGCGTCTCTGGCTACGCGGTGCTGAACGCTCAGCTGCAGGGGCAGCGGTCGATCAACGAGGGCCTGCGGCGGGACATCGCCCGGCTCGAGGCAGTTCGCCCCGAAGAGCAGGAGCCCCTGCCCGAGGGCGTGACCACCGGGCTGCTGGAGCGGGTGAGCGGCGCGCTGCCCGAGGGGACCTGGCTCGACGGCATCCAGGTCGACGAGTTCAAGCTGGTGCTTCGCGGGCACGCGCTCGACCCGCGCGCCCCCCAGGTGCTGGCGCGCCGGCTCGAGGCCCCGCCCGCCTGGACCCAGTGGGACGAAGAGGGCGAGGACTTCGCCTGGGAGGTGAGCCTTGAGCTACCGCAGTAA
- a CDS encoding GspE/PulE family protein — translation MSYRSKLGELLLRRGYITEEQLQDALREQARTGERLGQVLLRRGYLKEEDLVRALATQQQAEVVHLGQVEADPEAVALVDDRFARKHLVFPYRLDGHRLYVAMANPGDLKLIDELRYMTGREIVPQLASDSEILHALNRALGRATIEEARPANPAPLEEALPEPEASPAVRTADALLRDAIAAGASDLHLDPAEHQLVVRMRVDGVLQELRRLSKDEAPAVVARFKILAGLDIAERRRPQDGHFSFVYEGKRHEVRIASVGTLWGEQVVLRIIYPTAVRLGLEQLGMFRPELEKFSKLVRSPHGILFVTGPTGSGKTTTLYAALEHIYTPQRNFITIEDPVEFPLEGVNQIPVQPRIGLGFAQVLRAALRLDPDVILVGEVRDTETLDTALRAALTGHFVLATLHANDALSAVSRLIEMGAERYLLASTLRGIVAQRLVRRVCPQCGEWRPLTEEERWFLSGEAPPKERRGQGCSYCRNTGYTGRLGLYEVFAFDRESLRIVGEGEGEPALRAYAEKIEHRTLREIGLLQVREGQTTVEELMRVLGMLEA, via the coding sequence TTGAGCTACCGCAGTAAGCTGGGCGAACTGCTCCTGCGCCGCGGCTACATCACCGAGGAACAGCTCCAAGACGCGCTCCGGGAACAGGCGCGCACCGGGGAACGCCTCGGTCAGGTCCTGCTGCGCCGCGGCTACCTCAAGGAGGAGGACCTGGTGCGGGCGCTGGCCACGCAGCAGCAGGCCGAGGTCGTCCACCTCGGCCAGGTCGAGGCCGACCCCGAGGCGGTGGCGCTCGTCGACGACCGCTTCGCCCGCAAGCACCTGGTCTTCCCCTACCGCCTCGACGGGCACCGGCTCTACGTGGCCATGGCCAACCCCGGCGACCTCAAGCTGATCGACGAGCTGCGCTACATGACCGGGCGCGAGATCGTTCCCCAGCTCGCCTCGGACTCCGAGATCCTGCACGCCCTGAACCGGGCGCTCGGCCGCGCCACGATCGAGGAGGCGCGGCCCGCCAACCCCGCGCCCCTGGAGGAGGCCCTGCCCGAACCGGAGGCTTCCCCCGCGGTGCGCACCGCCGACGCCCTGCTGCGCGACGCGATCGCCGCGGGGGCGTCGGACCTGCACCTGGACCCGGCGGAACACCAGCTCGTCGTGCGCATGCGCGTCGACGGGGTGTTGCAGGAGCTCCGGCGCCTTTCCAAGGACGAGGCTCCGGCGGTGGTGGCGCGGTTCAAGATCCTGGCCGGGCTCGACATCGCCGAGCGCCGCCGCCCCCAGGACGGGCACTTCTCCTTCGTCTACGAAGGCAAGCGCCACGAGGTGCGGATCGCCAGCGTGGGCACGCTCTGGGGCGAGCAGGTCGTCTTGCGCATCATCTACCCCACGGCCGTCCGCCTCGGGCTCGAGCAGCTGGGGATGTTCCGTCCGGAGCTGGAGAAGTTCAGCAAGCTGGTGCGCAGCCCCCACGGCATCCTCTTCGTCACCGGCCCCACGGGCTCGGGGAAGACGACGACGCTCTACGCCGCGCTCGAGCACATCTACACCCCCCAGCGCAACTTCATCACCATCGAGGACCCCGTCGAGTTCCCGCTCGAGGGCGTCAACCAGATCCCGGTGCAGCCACGCATCGGGCTCGGCTTCGCCCAGGTGCTGCGGGCGGCGCTGCGCCTCGACCCCGACGTCATCCTGGTGGGCGAGGTGCGCGACACCGAGACCCTGGACACCGCGTTGCGCGCGGCCCTGACCGGGCATTTCGTCCTCGCCACCCTCCACGCCAACGACGCCCTTTCGGCGGTCAGCCGCCTGATCGAGATGGGCGCCGAGCGCTACCTGCTGGCGTCGACCCTGCGCGGCATCGTCGCCCAGCGTCTGGTGCGCCGGGTCTGCCCCCAGTGCGGCGAGTGGCGGCCGCTCACCGAGGAGGAGCGCTGGTTCCTGAGCGGCGAGGCGCCCCCCAAGGAGCGGCGCGGCCAGGGCTGCAGCTACTGCCGCAACACCGGGTACACCGGGCGGCTGGGCCTCTACGAGGTCTTCGCCTTCGACCGCGAGAGCCTGCGCATCGTGGGCGAGGGCGAGGGGGAGCCGGCGCTGCGGGCGTACGCCGAGAAGATCGAGCACCGCACCCTGCGGGAGATCGGCCTGCTGCAGGTGCGCGAGGGGCAGACCACCGTCGAGGAGCTGATGCGGGTGTTGGGGATGCTGGAGGCCTAG
- a CDS encoding type II secretion system F family protein — MRYLYLASDESGTRTAEGVIEAENLQEARRRLREMGLFPLRLAPAGRRRRHRRPGSGDLVLFMEQFATLIGAGVSLVQALHTLSLQSPHPTLRHAAQQVRSRVEGGAGLAEAMGEFPEAFPPIVVRMVAAAELSGSLEETLRRVARYLDDAFELQQKIRSALTYPFFAITIVLLAVVALLVVVVPVFQKLYAGAGAELPGITLALLAVSDAVRRYAPLILLGAVLLVWAFRRWRATPTGGYLIDRALLGLPVFGPIAHKSGLARFARTLATLYASGINILAALDAARDLAGNRYVAALIDEVQDRIAKGESLSQALSHEPEVFVPMFTRMVSIGEESGELDRMLDQVGHHLEREVDHTTKRLSGMIEPVMTVVLGVIVLFVALALYLPLFELPGKVMGR, encoded by the coding sequence ATGCGCTACCTCTACCTGGCCAGCGACGAGAGCGGAACCCGCACCGCCGAGGGCGTGATCGAGGCCGAGAACCTGCAGGAGGCCCGCCGCCGCCTGCGCGAGATGGGCCTCTTCCCGCTGCGCCTGGCGCCCGCCGGACGCCGCCGCCGCCACCGGAGGCCGGGCAGCGGCGATCTGGTGCTCTTCATGGAACAGTTCGCCACCCTGATCGGGGCGGGGGTGAGCCTGGTGCAGGCGCTGCACACCCTCAGCCTGCAAAGCCCCCACCCCACGTTGCGCCACGCCGCCCAGCAGGTGCGCAGCCGGGTCGAGGGGGGCGCGGGGCTGGCCGAGGCCATGGGGGAGTTCCCCGAGGCCTTCCCCCCGATCGTGGTGCGCATGGTCGCCGCGGCCGAGCTGAGCGGCTCCCTCGAGGAGACGCTGCGCCGCGTCGCGCGCTACCTGGACGACGCCTTCGAGCTGCAGCAGAAGATCCGTTCGGCGCTCACCTATCCGTTCTTCGCGATCACGATTGTGCTCCTCGCGGTGGTGGCGCTGCTCGTGGTGGTCGTGCCCGTCTTTCAGAAGCTCTACGCCGGCGCCGGCGCCGAGCTCCCGGGGATCACCCTGGCGCTGCTCGCCGTTTCCGACGCCGTCCGCCGCTACGCGCCGCTCATTCTCCTCGGCGCCGTCCTTCTGGTCTGGGCCTTCCGGCGGTGGCGCGCCACCCCCACCGGCGGCTACCTCATCGACCGCGCGCTCCTGGGGCTGCCCGTCTTCGGGCCGATCGCACACAAGAGCGGGCTCGCCCGTTTTGCCCGCACCCTGGCCACCCTCTACGCCAGCGGCATCAACATCCTGGCGGCCCTCGACGCCGCGCGCGACCTGGCCGGCAACCGCTACGTCGCCGCGCTGATCGACGAGGTGCAGGACCGCATCGCCAAGGGCGAGTCGCTCTCGCAGGCGCTCTCGCACGAGCCCGAGGTCTTCGTCCCCATGTTCACCCGCATGGTGAGCATCGGCGAGGAGTCGGGCGAGCTCGACCGCATGCTCGACCAGGTGGGGCACCACCTCGAACGCGAGGTGGACCACACCACGAAGCGGCTCTCCGGCATGATCGAGCCGGTCATGACGGTGGTCCTGGGCGTGATCGTCCTCTTCGTGGCACTCGCCCTCTACCTGCCGCTCTTCGAGCTCCCGGGTAAGGTGATGGGCCGATGA